One genomic window of SAR202 cluster bacterium includes the following:
- the leuD gene encoding 3-isopropylmalate dehydratase small subunit yields the protein MQPFTKHTGVAAPLDRVNVDTDQIIPKQFLKRIERTGYGQFLFNDWRFLPDGKPNPEFVLNQPRYKGATVLLAGRNFGCGSSREHAPWALGDYGFRAVIASGFADIFRNNCFQNGLLPVQLTDEQMATLMSRAKTKPGYKVTVDLEAQMITDSEGFEASFEVDPFRRYCLLNGLDDIGLSLLNEDKITAYERKAGIA from the coding sequence ATGCAACCCTTCACCAAACACACCGGCGTCGCCGCCCCCCTCGACCGCGTCAACGTCGACACCGACCAGATCATCCCCAAGCAGTTCCTCAAGCGCATCGAGCGCACCGGCTACGGCCAGTTCCTCTTCAACGACTGGCGCTTCCTCCCCGACGGCAAGCCCAATCCTGAATTCGTCCTGAACCAGCCCCGCTATAAAGGCGCCACGGTATTGCTGGCCGGCCGCAATTTCGGCTGCGGCTCCTCCCGCGAGCATGCCCCCTGGGCCCTGGGCGACTACGGCTTCCGCGCCGTCATCGCCTCCGGCTTCGCCGATATTTTCCGCAACAACTGCTTCCAAAACGGTCTCTTGCCCGTCCAGTTGACCGATGAGCAGATGGCAACTCTGATGTCTAGGGCCAAGACCAAGCCTGGGTATAAGGTGACCGTGGACTTAGAGGCTCAGATGATTACGGACTCGGAGGGCTTCGAGGCCTCCTTCGAAGTCGACCCCTTCCGCCGCTACTGTCTCCTCAACGGTCTGGACGACATCGGCCTCTCCCTGCTGAATGAGGACAAAATCACTGCCTACGAACGTAAGGCAGGCATAGCCTAA
- the leuC gene encoding 3-isopropylmalate dehydratase large subunit yields MPPKTTFEKIWYAHVVHEEPGKPTLLYIDLHLVHEVTSPQAFDGLRMAGRRLRRADLTIATVDHNIPTWERTKPITDDIALAQIKALEKNVKEFGVKYYGMTSPNQGIVHIIGPEMGYTQPGKTIVCGDSHTSTHGAFGALAFGIGTSEVEHVLATQCILQNKPKTMEIRVNGLLPFGVTAKDLILGIIGQIGIDGATGHVIEYTGEAVRGLSMEGRMTVCNMSIEAGGRAGMIAPDDTTFAYVKGRPHAPKGKAWDEAVERWRRLPTDPGAKYDKVVHVDAAKLEPFVTWGTNPGMVAPVTGRVPDPASFKSTSDKQAAERALDYMGLEPNVPIQNVAIDRVFLGSCTNARLEDLRNAAGVVKGKKVNPKVYAMVVPGSALVKKQAEAEGLDRVFKDAGFDWREAGCSMCLGMNPDILQPGQRCASTSNRNFEGRQGKGGRTHLVSPQMAAAAAIAGHFVDIREWK; encoded by the coding sequence ATGCCCCCCAAAACAACGTTCGAAAAAATCTGGTACGCCCACGTAGTCCATGAGGAACCGGGCAAGCCTACCCTCCTGTACATAGACCTCCACCTCGTCCACGAGGTCACCTCCCCCCAGGCCTTCGATGGCCTTCGCATGGCGGGCCGCCGCCTCCGCCGCGCCGACCTCACCATCGCCACCGTTGACCACAACATCCCTACCTGGGAGCGCACCAAGCCCATCACCGACGACATCGCCCTGGCTCAGATAAAAGCCCTGGAGAAGAACGTCAAGGAATTCGGCGTCAAGTATTACGGCATGACCAGCCCCAACCAGGGCATCGTCCACATTATCGGCCCCGAGATGGGCTACACCCAGCCCGGCAAGACCATCGTCTGCGGCGACAGCCATACCTCCACCCACGGCGCCTTCGGCGCTCTGGCCTTCGGCATCGGCACCTCGGAGGTGGAGCACGTCCTGGCGACTCAGTGCATCCTGCAGAACAAGCCCAAGACCATGGAGATTAGGGTTAACGGCCTGCTCCCCTTCGGCGTGACCGCCAAGGACCTCATCCTCGGTATCATCGGCCAGATAGGCATCGACGGCGCCACCGGCCACGTCATCGAATACACCGGCGAGGCCGTCCGAGGCCTGTCCATGGAAGGCCGAATGACCGTCTGCAACATGTCCATCGAGGCCGGTGGCCGAGCAGGCATGATCGCCCCCGACGACACTACCTTCGCATATGTGAAAGGCCGTCCCCACGCCCCCAAAGGTAAGGCCTGGGATGAAGCCGTCGAACGATGGCGCCGCCTGCCCACCGACCCTGGCGCTAAATATGACAAAGTAGTCCATGTCGACGCCGCTAAACTGGAGCCCTTCGTGACGTGGGGCACCAACCCGGGCATGGTGGCCCCCGTCACTGGCCGCGTCCCCGACCCCGCCTCCTTCAAATCGACTTCTGACAAGCAGGCGGCGGAACGGGCCTTAGACTACATGGGCCTGGAACCCAACGTCCCCATTCAGAACGTTGCCATCGACCGCGTCTTCCTTGGCTCCTGCACCAACGCCCGATTGGAAGACCTGCGCAACGCCGCAGGGGTGGTCAAAGGCAAAAAGGTGAACCCTAAGGTCTACGCCATGGTCGTTCCAGGCTCAGCCCTGGTCAAAAAGCAAGCCGAGGCTGAAGGCCTCGACCGCGTATTCAAGGACGCCGGCTTCGACTGGCGCGAGGCGGGTTGCTCCATGTGCCTCGGCATGAACCCCGATATTCTCCAACCCGGCCAGCGCTGCGCCTCCACCTCCAACCGCAACTTCGAGGGCCGCCAGGGCAAAGGCGGCCGCACCCACCTGGTCAGCCCTCAGATGGCCGCCGCAGCCGCCATCGCGGGCCATTTTGTGGATATAAGGGAGTGGAAATAA
- a CDS encoding CopG family transcriptional regulator has translation MLKKTTVYINADLYEALRLKESNTSQSFSSLVNEAVRHVLEEDAEDLAAFEETAHEPYIRFEDVLKKLSTREN, from the coding sequence ATGCTTAAGAAAACCACAGTTTACATAAACGCTGATCTCTATGAGGCGCTTAGGTTGAAGGAATCAAATACCAGCCAGTCATTTTCCAGCCTGGTCAATGAGGCGGTGCGTCACGTTTTGGAAGAGGACGCTGAGGATTTGGCTGCCTTTGAAGAAACTGCCCATGAGCCTTATATTCGCTTTGAAGATGTATTGAAGAAGCTTTCGACAAGGGAGAACTAG
- the leuB gene encoding 3-isopropylmalate dehydrogenase, with protein sequence MNFSIAVLPGDGIGPEVVEQGVKALGAVGGLYGHAFKLSYGDIGGVSIDKHGVALRDETLEMCRRSHAILFGAVGGPKWDDPKAKVRPEQGLLALRKGLNLFANLRPVKVFPQLIDASPVKAEVLKGVDMMVVRELTGGLYFAKPKRRWQTPTGRRGVDTLRYTEAEICRILHVGFQLARTRRKKLISVDKANVLETSRLWRELAVEVSREYPDVALDHMLVDTAAMQLVRAPSKFDVIVTENTFGDILTDEAAVLAGSMGMLPSASLAPSAKSAGGPALGLYEPIHGSAPDIAGKGIANPVATLLSVAMMLRLSLGLNREAESIERAVELALADGYRTADIAKPGSKPLSTAEMGRRVTGLVAAA encoded by the coding sequence ATGAACTTCTCCATCGCAGTCCTCCCAGGCGACGGCATCGGTCCCGAGGTCGTCGAGCAGGGCGTCAAAGCCCTCGGCGCCGTGGGCGGCCTCTACGGTCATGCCTTCAAGCTCTCCTACGGCGACATCGGCGGAGTAAGCATAGACAAGCATGGCGTCGCCTTGCGCGACGAGACTCTGGAGATGTGCCGCCGTAGCCATGCCATCCTCTTCGGCGCGGTAGGCGGCCCCAAATGGGACGACCCCAAAGCCAAAGTCCGACCCGAGCAAGGGTTGCTGGCGCTGCGCAAGGGATTAAACCTCTTCGCCAACCTGCGGCCCGTCAAAGTGTTCCCGCAGCTTATCGACGCCAGCCCCGTTAAGGCCGAAGTCCTCAAGGGCGTCGACATGATGGTGGTGCGAGAGCTCACCGGCGGCCTCTATTTCGCCAAACCTAAACGTCGGTGGCAGACCCCCACCGGCCGCCGCGGTGTCGATACCCTCCGCTACACTGAGGCCGAGATCTGCCGCATCCTCCATGTAGGTTTCCAACTAGCCAGGACGCGTCGTAAAAAACTCATCTCGGTGGACAAGGCCAACGTGCTGGAAACGTCCCGCCTGTGGCGGGAACTAGCTGTTGAAGTTTCGAGAGAGTACCCGGACGTAGCCTTAGATCACATGCTGGTAGACACAGCAGCCATGCAGCTAGTCCGCGCCCCGTCCAAGTTCGACGTAATAGTCACCGAAAACACCTTCGGCGACATCTTGACTGATGAAGCCGCCGTGCTGGCAGGCTCCATGGGCATGCTGCCCTCCGCCAGCCTCGCCCCCTCCGCCAAGAGTGCTGGTGGGCCTGCACTGGGACTCTATGAGCCTATCCACGGCAGCGCCCCTGACATCGCTGGCAAAGGCATCGCAAATCCCGTAGCCACCCTTTTAAGCGTCGCTATGATGCTGCGGCTGTCCTTGGGCTTAAATCGAGAGGCCGAGTCAATAGAGCGGGCAGTGGAGCTGGCTCTGGCTGACGGTTATAGGACTGCTGACATAGCCAAGCCAGGAAGCAAGCCCCTTAGCACCGCTGAGATGGGCCGTCGCGTAACTGGACTGGTCGCCGCGGCTTAG
- a CDS encoding 2-isopropylmalate synthase has translation MAQDIVKIFDTTLRDGEQTAGAGMTTSEKLEVAKQLERLGIDIIEAGFAASSPGDFEAVSTIAREVRGASIASLARAHPNDVDKAWEALREAERPRIHVFVSSSDIHLMHQLKKNREEVLEMAVNMVARAKSYCPDIEFSAMDASRTDPQFLYLMLKSVIDAGATTLNIPDTVGYSIPEEFGNLIRRIRENVPNIHKATISVHCHDDLGLGAANSIAAIQAGARQVEGCINGLGERAGNAALEEIIMAIETRKDFLGVKTNIDTTQIYRTSRLVSDISGFPVQPNKAIVGQNAFRHASGIHQDGVIKARNTYEIMDPASIGWHSGNSLVLGKLSGRAGLRARLEELGYKLSKDELDQVFESFKRLADKKREVTDRDLEALMSDQTRAATEAPAYTLDHVQVSCGNHQVATATVRLIGPDGKPQTDAATGTGPIDAAYKAINQIVKAPNKLAEYNVKAITEGIDALGEVTVRIESGDRLYVGKGSDTDIIVASAKAYMNALNRLLAMEGAQKRSSMVGMPNP, from the coding sequence ATGGCGCAGGATATTGTAAAGATTTTCGACACCACCCTCCGCGACGGCGAACAGACCGCCGGCGCAGGCATGACTACCTCCGAAAAGCTGGAGGTCGCTAAACAGCTCGAAAGGCTAGGCATCGATATCATAGAAGCCGGCTTCGCCGCCAGCTCCCCCGGCGACTTCGAGGCCGTCTCCACCATCGCCCGCGAGGTCCGCGGCGCCTCCATCGCCTCCCTCGCCCGCGCCCACCCCAACGACGTCGACAAGGCCTGGGAAGCCCTCCGCGAGGCCGAGCGCCCTCGAATCCACGTATTCGTCTCCAGTTCCGACATCCATCTCATGCACCAGCTCAAGAAGAACCGCGAAGAGGTCCTGGAGATGGCGGTGAACATGGTGGCCCGGGCCAAGAGTTACTGCCCTGACATCGAATTCTCCGCCATGGACGCCAGCCGCACCGACCCCCAGTTCCTCTACCTCATGCTTAAGTCCGTCATCGACGCCGGCGCCACCACCCTTAACATACCCGACACCGTCGGCTACTCCATCCCTGAGGAGTTCGGCAACCTTATCCGCCGCATCCGCGAGAACGTCCCCAACATCCACAAGGCCACCATCAGCGTCCACTGCCACGACGACCTGGGTCTCGGCGCCGCCAACAGCATCGCCGCTATCCAGGCCGGCGCGCGGCAGGTGGAGGGGTGCATCAACGGCCTTGGCGAGCGCGCGGGCAACGCAGCCCTGGAAGAGATCATCATGGCCATCGAGACCCGCAAGGACTTCCTGGGCGTCAAGACCAACATCGACACCACCCAGATATACCGCACCAGCCGCCTAGTCAGCGACATTTCCGGCTTCCCAGTCCAGCCAAACAAGGCCATCGTCGGCCAGAACGCCTTCCGACACGCCTCAGGCATCCACCAGGACGGCGTCATCAAAGCCCGCAACACCTATGAAATCATGGACCCCGCCTCCATCGGTTGGCACAGCGGCAACTCCCTGGTCCTCGGCAAACTCAGCGGTCGCGCCGGCCTCCGCGCCCGTCTCGAGGAACTGGGCTACAAACTGTCCAAGGACGAGCTGGACCAGGTCTTCGAGTCTTTCAAGCGATTGGCCGACAAGAAGCGCGAGGTCACTGACCGCGACCTCGAGGCGCTAATGTCCGACCAGACCCGCGCCGCCACCGAGGCCCCCGCCTACACCCTCGACCACGTCCAGGTCTCCTGCGGCAACCACCAGGTAGCCACAGCCACGGTGCGCCTCATCGGCCCCGACGGCAAGCCCCAGACCGATGCCGCCACCGGCACCGGCCCCATCGACGCGGCCTATAAGGCCATAAACCAAATCGTAAAAGCCCCCAACAAGCTGGCCGAGTACAACGTCAAAGCCATTACTGAGGGCATCGATGCGTTGGGCGAGGTCACCGTCCGCATTGAAAGCGGCGATAGGCTCTACGTCGGCAAGGGCTCCGATACGGACATCATCGTAGCCAGCGCCAAGGCCTACATGAACGCCCTTAACAGACTGCTGGCTATGGAAGGCGCACAGAAACGCTCGTCCATGGTGGGGATGCCTAACCCATAG